The Buteo buteo chromosome 3, bButBut1.hap1.1, whole genome shotgun sequence genome has a window encoding:
- the CYP7A1 gene encoding LOW QUALITY PROTEIN: cytochrome P450 7A1 (The sequence of the model RefSeq protein was modified relative to this genomic sequence to represent the inferred CDS: inserted 1 base in 1 codon), with amino-acid sequence MPSDTVVHLQYXNRDLSSVSFSVTSPAIPVVTSFLLGSSWALLEMFIASWIWVTVIILCCGLWFLLGRRRRRQGEPPLENGFLPYLGCALQFGANPLEFLREKQKKYGHIFTCRVAGKYIHFLTDPFSYHALIRQGKHLDWKKFHFATSAKAFGHGSIDPAEGNTTENFHQTFIRTLQGNALDALIEAMMENLQYVMLQSRTSKLQSNTWVTEGLYTFCCQVMFESGFLTLFGKEFNSNNDKNISSKQETERAHILNALENFKEFDKIFPALVAGLPIHLFKSAHSAREKLGEALLHKNLLKRDNLSELVTLRMFLNDTLSTFDDMEKAKTHVALLWASQANTIPATFWSLFYLLKSPEAMRAATKEVQSILESAGEKVSLDGKHISLNRKQLDNMPVLDSIIKEAMRLSSASMTFRVAKEDFTLHLENDFYNIRSDDIVALYPQLLHFDPEIYADPLTFKYDRFLNENGEEKTDFYRNGRKLKYYYMPFGTGIAKCPGRLFAVHEIKQFLALIFSYFEIELVDNNVQCPSLDQSRAGLGILQPANDIDFRYRLKCL; translated from the exons ATGCCATCAGATACAGTGGTGCACCTACAGT ATAATCGTGACCTGTCTTCTGTATCATTCTCAGTCACCTCTCCTGCCATACCAGTAGTTACCAGTTTTCTACTGGGAAGTTCTTGGGCATTACTAGAAATGTTCATAGCATCATGGATCTGGGTAACAGTGATAATACTCTGTTGTGGGTTATGGTTTCTTctagggaggaggaggag GCGACAAGGTGAGCCACCACTTGAAAATGGGTTCCTTCCATACCTAGGCTGTGCCTTGCAGTTTGGTGCCAACCCCCTTGAATTcctcagagaaaagcagaagaagtATGGCCACATTTTCACTTGCCGAGTAGCGGGGAAATACATTCATTTCCTCACTGACCCTTTTTCATACCATGCATTGATACGCCAGGGAAAACACTTGGACTGGAAAAAGTTCCATTTTGCTACTTCTGCCAAG GCTTTTGGGCATGGTAGCATTGACCCAGCAGAGGGGAACACCACTGAAAATTTTCATCAGACTTTCATTAGAACCCTTCAAGGTAATGCCCTAGACGCCCTCATTGAAGCAATGATGGAAAACCTACAGTACGTCATGCTGCAGTCAAGAACGTCTAAACTTCAGTCTAATACCTGGGTAACAGAAGGACTTTATACGTTCTGTTGCCAGGTGATGTTCGAGTCTGGCTTTTTAACACTTTTTGGTAAAGAATTTAATTcaaataatgacaaaaatatatCATCAAAGCAGGAAACTGAAAGAGCTCATATCCTAAATGCCCTTGAAAACTTCAAGGAGTTCGATAAGATCTTTCCAGCCCTCGTGGCGGGGCTGCCTATCCACCTCTTCAAGAGTGCCCACAGCGCACGTGAGAAGCTGGGGGAGGCACTCCTCCACAAGAACCTCCTGAAGAGGGACAACCTCTCTGAGCTTGTCACCCTCCGCATGTTCCTGAATGACACTCTGTCAACCTTCGATGACATGGAAAAAGCGAAGACCCACGTGGCGCTGCTCTGGGCCTCGCAAGCCAACACCATTCCTGCCACGTTCTGGAGCTTGTTCTATCTTCTTAA GAGTCCAGAAGCAATGAGAGCTGCTACCAAAGAAGTGcaaagtattttggaaagtGCTGGAGAGAAGGTCAGCTTAGATGGCAAACATATTTCCTTGAACCGAAAACAGCTGGATAATATGCCAGTACTAG ACAGCATCATCAAGGAGGCAATGAGGCTATCGAGTGCATCCATGACTTTCCGAGTTGCCAAGGAGGATTTCACTTTGCACTTAGAGAATGATTTTTACAATATTCGCAGCGATGATATTGTAGCTCTTTATCCTCAACTGTTGCATTTTGATCCAGAAATCTATGCTGATCCCTTG ACATTCAAATATGATCGCTTTCTCAATGAGAACGGAGAAGAAAAGACTGACTTCTACCGCAACGGTCGCAAGTTAAAGTATTACTATATGCCATTTGGGACAGGCATAGCAAAATGCCCTGGCAGGTTATTTGCTGTCCATgaaattaaacaatttttagctttgattttttcatattttgagaTAGAGCTTGTGGACAATAATGTGCAATGTCCTTCTTTAGATCAATCCCGTGCAGGACTGGGTATTTTGCAACCAGCCAATGACATTGATTTCAGGTATAGACTGAAATGCCTATGA